Proteins from a genomic interval of Candidatus Baltobacteraceae bacterium:
- a CDS encoding Gfo/Idh/MocA family oxidoreductase, whose product MSAPQTPLRIALIGAGAIGRVHAEAIRLARGVELIAVCDADAESARRVALENGTRSYTSFFALAQEESPDAVVVATPPNTHRSIAEFFASRAIHVLCEKPFATDVAGARSMIACAKNAGSIVSMASKFRFVTDVRAAREAIAAGKIGELRSIDVAFTSRVDMRSRWNGDREIAGGGVIIDNGTHAMDIFRYIGGPLSSVRATEPVRHQDIAVEDTATVCARFGAGGVATADLSWSLDKRLTQYLRICGDDGAIELGWAGSRMKTAADSQWVEFGSGYAKMRAFVGVIENFAGAIRGENALEVTAADALASVEAVDAAYASLRFNMWIEVGAGTMVEVA is encoded by the coding sequence ATGAGCGCGCCTCAAACACCGCTTCGCATCGCACTGATCGGCGCCGGCGCGATCGGCCGCGTGCACGCCGAAGCGATTCGGCTGGCGCGCGGCGTCGAATTGATCGCCGTCTGCGACGCCGATGCCGAATCGGCACGCCGCGTCGCGCTCGAAAACGGCACGCGCTCGTATACGTCGTTCTTCGCTCTCGCGCAAGAAGAGTCGCCCGACGCTGTCGTCGTCGCGACGCCCCCAAACACGCACCGGTCGATCGCCGAGTTCTTCGCGTCGCGCGCCATACACGTGCTCTGCGAGAAACCGTTCGCCACCGATGTAGCCGGCGCGCGCTCCATGATCGCTTGCGCGAAGAATGCCGGTTCCATCGTGAGCATGGCCTCCAAGTTTCGGTTCGTCACCGACGTTCGAGCGGCGCGCGAGGCGATCGCGGCCGGCAAAATCGGCGAACTGCGAAGCATCGACGTCGCCTTCACCTCGCGCGTCGACATGCGGTCGCGCTGGAACGGCGACCGCGAGATTGCCGGCGGCGGCGTCATCATCGATAACGGCACGCACGCGATGGATATCTTTCGCTATATCGGCGGGCCGCTAAGCAGCGTGCGCGCGACCGAACCGGTGCGTCACCAGGACATTGCGGTCGAAGATACGGCGACGGTTTGCGCGCGCTTCGGCGCGGGCGGCGTCGCAACGGCCGACCTGAGCTGGTCGCTCGACAAGCGCCTCACGCAGTACTTGCGCATCTGCGGCGATGACGGCGCGATCGAACTTGGATGGGCGGGCTCGCGGATGAAGACCGCCGCCGATTCGCAGTGGGTCGAGTTCGGCAGCGGCTATGCGAAGATGCGCGCCTTCGTGGGCGTTATCGAGAATTTCGCCGGCGCGATTCGGGGTGAGAACGCACTCGAAGTCACCGCCG
- a CDS encoding glycosyltransferase family 2 protein: MNHTSSILGRTKLRAKGVNAARPGPERPYTCGCIRPKQPATQLRYVVGVNPKLSVVVPVYNEGATLFSRLSSMLVWLDAEYGREAYELIVVDDGSTDASRATIESFARRHVSCVALAHGANCGMNAAVRTGVLRSSGECVVTFDSDLTYEPAAIGRLVGELHASGSTVCVASPYMRGGACVGIPLVKRLLSRWANRFLSYATRGRHFTMTGIVRAYRGNWLRDALSVRAIDATYGLFFEALRCGAPIVEIPETLDWSAQPKDRARRVNLLATARRTWRVFCAGIAARPALLAGIPGLLPGILPAVVLIALFLHASTRTLAIATGVTIAIQYTSLALVGLQVGDFLTNGAVLCKRP, from the coding sequence GTGAACCATACCTCCAGTATTCTAGGGCGCACGAAGCTACGGGCGAAAGGTGTGAACGCCGCGAGGCCCGGGCCCGAAAGGCCCTACACCTGCGGGTGTATTCGACCGAAGCAACCGGCAACCCAATTGAGGTACGTTGTCGGAGTGAATCCGAAGCTTAGCGTCGTTGTGCCGGTGTACAACGAAGGCGCAACGCTCTTTTCCCGGCTTTCGTCGATGCTGGTATGGCTCGACGCCGAGTACGGCCGTGAAGCCTACGAATTGATCGTCGTCGACGATGGCAGCACCGACGCCAGCCGTGCGACGATCGAGTCGTTCGCGCGCAGGCACGTTTCGTGCGTGGCCCTCGCGCACGGCGCCAACTGCGGCATGAACGCCGCGGTCCGCACCGGCGTACTCCGCAGCAGCGGCGAGTGCGTCGTGACCTTCGACAGCGATCTCACCTACGAACCGGCCGCGATCGGGCGGCTCGTGGGCGAACTCCACGCGAGCGGCTCGACCGTATGCGTGGCCTCGCCGTACATGCGCGGCGGTGCGTGCGTGGGAATTCCGCTCGTGAAACGTCTGCTCAGCCGCTGGGCCAATCGCTTCCTCTCGTATGCGACCCGCGGCCGGCATTTTACGATGACCGGTATCGTACGTGCCTACCGCGGAAACTGGCTGCGCGATGCTTTGAGCGTGCGCGCGATCGACGCAACGTACGGGCTATTTTTTGAAGCGCTGCGCTGCGGTGCGCCAATCGTAGAGATTCCCGAAACGCTGGATTGGAGCGCGCAACCGAAGGATCGCGCGCGACGCGTCAATCTGCTGGCCACCGCGCGCCGAACGTGGCGCGTCTTCTGCGCCGGCATTGCGGCCCGGCCGGCCCTGCTGGCGGGCATTCCGGGATTGTTGCCCGGAATTCTGCCGGCCGTCGTTCTGATTGCCTTGTTCCTTCACGCCTCCACCCGAACGCTCGCGATCGCAACCGGGGTGACGATCGCGATTCAGTATACCAGCCTCGCCCTGGTCGGCCTCCAGGTCGGCGACTTTCTCACTAATGGAGCAGTACTGTGCAAACGTCCGTGA
- a CDS encoding DegT/DnrJ/EryC1/StrS family aminotransferase has protein sequence MQTSVTLPNDQDASGRSFGDAELEALRAVLESGTLISTKGQFVKRFERTLAARLGVKHAFACTSGSAAIHTALAALDLEPGDEVVTTSITDMGALTPIVYQAAIPVFADVDPLTCNVTRETIEAALSPKTAAIIVTHLFGNPCDMEPIEALARERGIPIVEDCAQAYLATDHGRNVGSIGALGCFSLQQGKHITCGEGGVVVTDDDALARRVMLFINKAWGYGDAHPDHYFAALNYRLSELQGAVAYAQVERLDQFVDIRRTRAAELTAALAGVGGIAPPYVAEHATHSYWKYALRIDSAIYPEGPHGFARLLKGYDVAAVPRYIQKPAFMCEVFQARATFGSSQFPFSLARPEAIDYRAERFPGTAEALEDVLVLPLNERYTSEHVAHVAHALRAAADQLRVIAA, from the coding sequence GTGCAAACGTCCGTGACACTTCCCAACGATCAAGACGCCTCGGGCCGTTCTTTCGGCGATGCCGAACTCGAGGCGTTGCGAGCCGTGCTCGAATCCGGAACGCTGATTAGCACCAAAGGGCAGTTCGTCAAGCGTTTCGAGCGCACGCTCGCGGCTCGACTCGGCGTCAAGCATGCGTTTGCGTGTACCTCCGGAAGCGCCGCGATCCATACGGCCCTCGCGGCGCTCGATCTGGAGCCCGGCGACGAAGTGGTCACGACGTCGATCACCGACATGGGCGCCCTGACGCCGATCGTCTATCAGGCGGCCATCCCCGTCTTTGCCGACGTCGATCCCCTCACGTGCAACGTGACTCGCGAGACGATCGAGGCAGCGCTCTCCCCCAAGACCGCCGCAATTATCGTCACGCATCTCTTCGGCAATCCGTGCGATATGGAGCCGATCGAAGCGCTCGCCCGCGAGCGCGGCATTCCGATCGTTGAAGATTGCGCGCAGGCCTATCTCGCGACCGACCACGGCCGCAACGTCGGGTCGATCGGCGCGCTCGGCTGTTTCAGCCTGCAACAAGGCAAGCATATCACGTGCGGCGAGGGCGGCGTGGTCGTCACCGACGACGACGCGCTCGCGCGACGCGTGATGCTCTTTATCAACAAAGCCTGGGGTTATGGCGACGCCCATCCCGATCATTATTTCGCGGCGCTCAATTACCGGCTCTCCGAACTGCAGGGCGCCGTAGCCTACGCGCAGGTAGAGCGCCTCGACCAGTTCGTCGACATCCGCCGCACGCGCGCCGCCGAGCTCACCGCAGCGCTCGCGGGCGTGGGCGGCATCGCACCTCCCTACGTCGCCGAGCACGCGACTCATTCGTATTGGAAATACGCACTGCGCATCGATTCCGCGATCTACCCCGAAGGGCCGCACGGATTCGCCCGTCTGCTCAAGGGATACGACGTCGCCGCCGTCCCACGCTACATCCAGAAGCCGGCTTTTATGTGCGAGGTGTTCCAAGCGCGGGCGACGTTCGGCTCGAGCCAGTTTCCGTTCTCACTGGCGCGCCCCGAGGCGATCGACTACCGTGCCGAACGCTTTCCAGGGACGGCCGAGGCACTCGAGGACGTGCTGGTGCTGCCGCTCAACGAGCGCTACACGAGCGAGCACGTCGCACACGTCGCCCACGCGCTGCGCGCGGCCGCCGATCAATTGCGCGTGATCGCGGCATGA
- a CDS encoding ABC transporter ATP-binding protein, giving the protein MVHAVRLEKVVKNFGTGSLSPLAQLRPRFERPVLRDVSFSVAPGSIVGLLGPNGSGKTTILKLIATLTVPSAGRVEVFGMDAARNAAAVRKLLGLGLADDRSFYYRLSARANLEFFGGLGGLWGKRLRDRIVYCARLFDLESDLDRLYGTFSTGMRHRLALARALLSDGAVLVLDEPTRAIDPSHAAEIRALIRDRLAASEGKTVIVASNSLEEVHELCDHVAVLENGIVSGTRPAAAVLHEQRLRLASGQ; this is encoded by the coding sequence ATGGTTCACGCAGTACGGCTGGAAAAGGTCGTCAAGAATTTCGGGACGGGTTCGCTCTCCCCGCTCGCGCAGCTGCGGCCGCGATTCGAACGTCCCGTCCTGCGGGACGTTTCGTTTTCGGTGGCGCCCGGCTCGATCGTCGGACTGCTCGGTCCCAACGGCTCGGGAAAGACCACGATCCTGAAGCTGATCGCCACGCTGACCGTGCCGAGCGCGGGCCGCGTTGAGGTCTTCGGTATGGATGCCGCACGGAATGCGGCGGCGGTGCGCAAGCTCCTGGGACTCGGCTTGGCCGACGATCGCTCCTTTTACTATCGCTTGAGCGCCCGCGCCAATCTGGAGTTTTTCGGTGGGCTCGGCGGTCTGTGGGGGAAGCGATTGCGGGATCGGATCGTCTATTGCGCCCGCCTGTTCGATCTCGAGAGCGATCTCGATCGCCTGTACGGTACGTTCTCCACCGGCATGCGTCATCGTCTGGCGCTGGCACGCGCGTTGCTCTCGGACGGCGCGGTGCTCGTGCTCGACGAACCGACGCGAGCGATCGACCCATCGCATGCCGCCGAGATCCGCGCGCTGATTCGCGATCGCTTGGCGGCCAGTGAAGGCAAGACCGTGATCGTTGCGAGTAATTCGCTTGAGGAAGTGCACGAACTCTGCGATCACGTCGCCGTTCTCGAGAACGGCATCGTTTCGGGAACGCGACCCGCCGCCGCCGTACTGCACGAACAACGGCTCCGTCTTGCGAGCGGCC